CCTGCGCGCCGTGTGGCGGACGGTCCGCGACACCGTCCGGGAGGCCCGCGCCGAGGTGCGCAGGGCGTTGTTCGGTACTCCTCCCCGGGAACCGGCGAGGTCACGGGCGCGTACTCTGGGTAGTACGACAGCCGCCGACGCGGCACCCGCTGACGAGATCTCCCTGCGCCAACGGCAGGGGTGAGCCGGAGCGGGTCGAGAAGACCTCAGGGCGACGCGCGAGCCGCGGAGCCCCGCACAAGGAGAAGAACCACTGGGCAAGCGACAGCCCGAAGGCCCGCCCCCCGCACCGGTGGTGCAGCGCATCCGACTGCGCTACACCAAGCGCGGACGCCTCCGGTTCACCAGCCACCGGGATTTCCAGCGCGCCTTCGAGCGGGCCCTGCGCCGCTCCGAGGTGCCGATGGCCTACTCGGCCGGCTTCACCCCCCACCCCCGGGTCTCGTACGCGAACGCCGCGCCCACCGGCACCGGCAGTGAGGCCGAGTACCTGGAGATCGCCCTCGCCGAGCCCCGCGACCCCGCGATGCTCCGCGAGCTGCTCGACGAGTCGATGCCGGTCGGGCTCGACATCGTCGACGCCGTCGAGGCCCGGACCTCCGGGCTGGCCGAGCGGCTCACGGCCTCCGTGTGGGAGCTGCGCCTGGACGGCGTGGAGCTCGCGGACGCCGAGCGGGCCGTGACCGCCTTCCTCGAGGCCGGGAACGTCGAGGTCCAGCGCCGCACCAAGAACGGCATGCGGACCTTCGACACCCGAAGTGCGGTGGTCAGCCTCGAAGCGCATCCCGCTCCGGTTGATAGGCCACTGGACAATGCCTGTGCGATA
This Streptomyces sp. NBC_00539 DNA region includes the following protein-coding sequences:
- a CDS encoding TIGR03936 family radical SAM-associated protein, encoding MQRIRLRYTKRGRLRFTSHRDFQRAFERALRRSEVPMAYSAGFTPHPRVSYANAAPTGTGSEAEYLEIALAEPRDPAMLRELLDESMPVGLDIVDAVEARTSGLAERLTASVWELRLDGVELADAERAVTAFLEAGNVEVQRRTKNGMRTFDTRSAVVSLEAHPAPVDRPLDNACAILRLVVRHLTPAVRPDDVLSGLHAVADLAPPVPAAVTRLAQGLFDEESGTVTDPLAPDREAVTAAPPTAAVAADAKAPEGPAA